Below is a genomic region from Candidatus Neptunochlamydia vexilliferae.
ACGGGTAGGTTCATTCCAGATCATGGGAGGACCGGGCTCATTGTCGGTCAGGTGATCAGGAGAAAAGAGCTTTTCTTCGAGGGTGTCGGCCGATAAAATGCGAACGGCCCACTCACGCATCTCAACGGGGGAGTAGGCCATTTGACTTTACCTGGGAGTGCGATCTAGGGGTGCCTGAAAGGATTTTAGATTTTTTTTCAGATTCAAGGGGGCAAGATGACCACATACTTGGATAAAGTAGGGGTGATCTTGTCCATCTGGACATGGGAAAAAAGAAAAATTCAGGCAGGTATCCATAGATCGCACTTACAGGTTTATTCAACTTCTAGGACGTAGTAGGCGGGGAAAGCAAAGCTGTTGTTCGGTCTCGAGGAGACGATCAAGTTGACCCGCTTTCCAACGAAGTCGTCGAGGTTGACCTGGGTGCTGTAGACATAAGCAACAGGGACGTCGCGATCTTTAACGACAAAGTCACCTGGCTTGTTCTTCACAGGATCCCGGTAAGACTCTAAGATTCCAGAAACAGTCTGGCTCTTGAGCTTTTGGTCGGCGTAGAAGTCGTCGATCGTCTTAGCGTGGTGCATCGAGGCCCAGCTGAGGTAGATCGCTTCTTCGACGGGCTCCCAAACTTTCATCCGGTCAGTTGCTGAGATATTGTCTTGCGCATGGTGAGAAACGGCATAGATATCGTCGGAACGTTGTCCTTTAGACATCTTGGTCGCCTTTGCCTCTAGAAAGGCAATCTTCCGGTGCAAGTAATCTTCCTGAACGGCGGAAAGCTCTTTTGCAGCGCTTGCAACGAACCTGGGGAAGTCGGAGTAATCGTTGATGATCGTTTGGTAGTTGTGGGTGATCCGCTCGATATCAATTTCATGGAAAGCTTTCCTCATTTCTCCTTGACTTAGGAGGCTTGTTGACTCGAGAAGTTGGGTGACCGTTGCTTTGCGTCTGTCTTGAACCGCTTTGAGCTCAGGTTTCCCTGCATATTCGACATATTCCTTAGCGACAAAAAATTCTGTCCCTTTAGGGGCATCGATCTCTAGCCACTTTTTATTCCCTTTGCAGATCTTTCCATCGATGGGATGACCGGTGCTGTAGTGGCCAACAATGGGCGCTTCCCGATCAGGAGCAAGACGGACATTTACACGGTCTCCTTCTACAACGCTGTCGATCACAAAGCCGCGGAAAATATAGGCCTTAAGGTTGCTTGGGGCAGCAACAGCATAAAAGTCTCCTTTTTCACCTGTCACAACCACATACTCATCTTTAGCAAGCTCGTCGATGATGTGGCTGTCAAGGTCTGCCTTTGCCCGCATTCGGACATTGCTCCCAATGATTTTTCCAGTAAATGATTTAAAGTGGCCTCCCTGACTTTTTGTCGAGGCAGCCTTGGTGATCGATTTGTCGAGTGGTGGTGCAGCATCCGCATAAGTGCGAGCCGAGAAAGCCCCAACCATGAGCAGTGCGACCAACGCGAGAGCTTTTAACATATTCGTACTCCTTCAATAAGACATAGCTTTGTGCTTATTGTAGAGTACATCCTTTTAAAAGACTAGAGTAAAAATGAAAAAGAGAATCTTCGTGCCCAACTTGGGCACGAAAAAAGATTAACAGAGGGAATAGTTAGCTGAAGAGGTAGAGCAGCGATGGAAAATTGGTTCGAGCGAGTGGAGGGCAGTACTCCGTACGGCCTCCCGAAGAGAACCGATTTGGCGCGCTGTCCCTTGCCTCTTCAGTTAACTATTCAGGACGGTGCGGACATGTTCGCAGTTCTTTTTACCGCAAGTACACCCAACAGGGGAGCCAAGATACACTTGGTAATGCTCATCAGCATCAAGAGGGTTGGAAACAATGTAAAGTTTGTCCCCTTCTTGTTTGATGTCCCAGTCACGGAAACGGAGATCGTCGTCAGAAACCTCTTCTTCAAACGTTTCGTCAGAAGCGTCACTTCCTTGAACTGCACGGGCCAACTGACAGTAAGGGCAGTTACAGTGGGGTTCGGGTTTGGGAATGTTCATCTGCTCCATGTCGACCCCAAGCGCTTTGGTGATCGAGGTGATCTTTTCGAGCACTTCAGCAGGGATCTCGGGAGCATCGGCTTGCTCGGGATTGTGTTCCATAAAGGAGCCAAAGCTCTCAGCACAATCCCCACCACTCATCTGAAAGGGGACCCCAAGGGAAAAGGAAATATCTTTATTGGGAGAGGGCTCAAAGGTCTTCAGCGATTCAGTCTGGGGCTCCTTGGTCTCCTGCTCGACATACTTCGAGTGAGCTTCAAAGACTTGGGTGATGA
It encodes:
- a CDS encoding SH3 domain-containing protein, producing the protein MLKALALVALLMVGAFSARTYADAAPPLDKSITKAASTKSQGGHFKSFTGKIIGSNVRMRAKADLDSHIIDELAKDEYVVVTGEKGDFYAVAAPSNLKAYIFRGFVIDSVVEGDRVNVRLAPDREAPIVGHYSTGHPIDGKICKGNKKWLEIDAPKGTEFFVAKEYVEYAGKPELKAVQDRRKATVTQLLESTSLLSQGEMRKAFHEIDIERITHNYQTIINDYSDFPRFVASAAKELSAVQEDYLHRKIAFLEAKATKMSKGQRSDDIYAVSHHAQDNISATDRMKVWEPVEEAIYLSWASMHHAKTIDDFYADQKLKSQTVSGILESYRDPVKNKPGDFVVKDRDVPVAYVYSTQVNLDDFVGKRVNLIVSSRPNNSFAFPAYYVLEVE